CTGGCGCGCGGCTTCCTCGGCGCTGAGTTCGAGGCTGTACGGGTCGGCGTCCAGGCCGATCAGGCGCTGCGGGGCGAATACCCGGTCCAGGTACTGGAACGACTTGCCCTGGCCGCAGCCGGCATCCAGCAGCACCGGGTTGGCCGGGGGCGCCTGGTCGAACAGGCTGCGCAGGTCATCGATCGCTACCCGCAGCACATGGTGCTGCCAGGTATGGCTGCGCAGGAACCAGAAGCCGAAGCGGGTTTCCTCGACGTAGCTGGCGCTCAGGTAGTGGGGCCGGGCGTCGTTCATGGGGCCTCCACGGCGCAGATTTCCGACAGCATGCGCAGTCGCCGCTTGGGTTCGCTGACAAACGGGTTGCGCTCGTCCCAGGCATAGCCGGCGAGGATCGAGCTGATCATCCGGCGGATTTCCGGCGAGCTGCCCGGGTGGTAGATCACGTCCTGGAAAGTGCCGGCGTACCAGCCCTCGACGTAGCAGCGGAAGGTGTCGACGCCACGCTTGAGGGGCACGGCGAACTCGTTCTGCCAATCGACGCGTTCGCCCAACAATTGCCGGTGCAGCACGGCGGCGGCCATGCTCGCCGAGCGCATGGCGATGGTCACCCCGGAAGAGAACACCGGGTCGAGGAATTCCGCGGCATTGCCCAGCAGCGCGAAGCCCGGGCCGTGCAGGGTCTTGACGTTGGCCGAGTAGCCGCCGATGGTCCGGGCCGGGGTGTCCCAGACCGCGTTCCGCAGCACGGCGGCCAGGCTCGGGGTTTGCTCGATGAAACCGCGCAGGCACTGGTCGAGGTCGTCGTCACGGCCATCGAAGTGTTCCTTGGCCGCGACCACGCCGATCGAGCAGCGGCCGTTGCTGAACGGGATGGTCCAGAACCAGATATCGCGCTGCTCCGGGTGGGTGGTGATGAGGATCTTCTCGCGCTCGAAGCCCGGGCTGTCGATATGGTCCTCGACGTGGGTGAACACCGCCTGGCGCACCGGGAAGTTCGAGGGCGCTTCCAGGTCCAGCAGGCGCGGCAGCACCCGGCCGTAGCCGCTGGCGTCGAGGACGAAAGCGGCTTCCACGCGGTACTCGCTGCCGTCTTCGCGCAGGATCTGCAATTGCGGCCTGGGCAGGTCGAAGTCGGCGCTGACCAGGGCTTCGCCATAACGTATCTCGACGCCCTGGAGGGCCGCCTGGTCGGCCAGCAACTGGTCGAAGTCGGCGCGTTGCACCTGGAAGGTGGTGGGCTTGCCGCCGCTGAAGGTGTCGCCGAAGTCGAAGGCGCTGTAACGCTCGCCCCAGGCGAAGGCGGCGCCGTTCTTCAACTGGAAGCCGGCGGCGTTGACCGCGTCGAGCATGCCGGCTTCCTCGACGAAATCCAGGCAATGGGACAGCAGGCTTTCGCCGATCGAAAACCGCGGGAAGTGCTGGCGTTCGACGATCAGCACGTCGTGGCCCTTGTTCTTGAGCAGCGCCGCGGCGATGGCTCCCGACGGGCCGGCGCCAATCACCACGATCTCGCGGCGTTCCATTTCAACTGTTGGCATTGGGGCTCCTTGCCGGTTCGGCGATGTTCAGGTTCAAAGGGTCCAACGGGGTCCGGTGCAGCCCGGCCAGGGCCGGCATCAGGGTGGCGAGCAGGCCCATGATCATCAGCGCGAAATACAGCGCCGGGCTGATCAGTTGCTGTTGCAGCAGCAGGTTGAGAAAGACGATCTCGCTCAACCCGCGAATGTTCAGCAGCAGGCTTTCCCGCCAGCGGCTGGCGCCGGCGAAGGAAGCGCCGGCCCAGCCCAGGCCGAGCCAGTTGCCGAGCAACTTGCTGGCGATCGGCAACAGCAGCAATGCCCCCCATTGCACCCAGCCGAGGCTGTCCAGGGCGCTGTGCGCATCGATCTGCACGATGCCGAACGTGAGGATCAGCGGAATGGCGATCCAGGTCTGCAAACGGCTCATCCAGGCTGCCTGTAACGGCAGCACCAGCGGCACCTTGAGCGCCGCCATGCACAGCAGGTAGGCGATGCCGAAAATCAGCGCGTTGAGCTTGTAGTGCTCGGCCACCACCAGCAGGCCGAAGAAGCCCAGGCTGTACGGCAGGGGCTGGCGCAGGCCGAGGCCGCGCAGGAGCAGCGGCAGACAGGCGCCGGCCAATGGCAGCAGCAGGCTGCCCAGGTGCAGGCTGCCCTGGGCGATGCCGAACAGGGTCCAGCAGCCGAGGTCGATGAGGATCGCGGCCTGCACCAGGCGCCGGGTGGCCGGCGGCGGGTAGCCGATGTGCCGCAGGTACAGGTAGAGCACCGGAATCGCGGTGATGGCGAACAGCAGGCCGACCGCCAGGGAGCTCAGCCAGGATTGCGCCGGCAGGAGCCAGGCCGCGGTGGCCAGGCCGCAGGCGAAAGGCACGGCGAAGCTCGGCAGGGCGATCTTCAGGCTCTGGCGGTCCAGGCGCAGGTCGATCACGTCACTGAGGATGTGCCCCAGCAGCAGGGCGAAACTCAGGCCGTAGAGGCTCTTCAGCCAGCCGGGCGCAACCAGCTGCGCGCCGCTGAGCTGCCAGTGCGGTTCGATCCACAGCAGCATCAGCAACGGCAGGCCGAAGGTCGCCAGCAGCAATTGGCTGACGATCGGGATCAGGCCGAAACGGCTGCCGATACGGGTGGCGACGGCGAACAGCAGCAGCGCCATGAGCCAGAACAGGAGCGTCATCACGGCGCGGCCTGCGGGGCAGGGTGGCGTTGCTGCCCGGCCCAGGGGGCCAGGAGGAAGCTGAAGGCCAGCCCCAGGCTCACCGACAGGCCGAAGTTGCTGATCGCCGGGGTGCTGGAGAGGGCCAGCAGGCCGAACGAAAGCCAGGTGGTCAGGGCCGCCAGCAGGGTGCCCAGCAGGCTGACGGCGGCCCCGCCGATCTGTTCGCGCATGAGGATGGCGTAGTCGACGCTGATCGCGGTCACCAGCAGCAGGCCGAACAGGCTGAACAGGGTCAGTGGCTGCCCCAGCCAGCCCAGGCTGGCGAGGCTGCACAGCGCCGCCAGCAGCGGCAGGGCGACGATGCGCAGGGCGCCAGCGAGGCCGAACGGCAGGATCAGCAGCAAGACGATCAGCACGCAGGAAGCGAGCTTGAGTTCGGCGGCGCTGACCTGGGTGGCGGCGAACACCTGATTCAGCTGCCCCAGGCGATCCACCAGCTGTACGCCTTCCAGGCCCTGGGCCTGTACCTGCAGCAAGGCCGCATCGTTCAGGCCCTGCAGGCTGACCATGGCCGCCACGCCGTTATCGACGGGGCCCAGCCACAGGGGGCGGTAAGGCTCGGCCAACGGGCCTTGCAGGGCGGTGTCGAGGTCTTCATCGGGCAGTGCCCGCAGTTGCGCGAGTTCCGCCTCCAGGGCCGTTGCCGGCACGCCGAGATCCAGCAGCGGCTGCCAGTGCCGCGGCAGCTCATCCAGGGCCTGGCGCAGGCGCTGTTGCTCGGCAGGCCGACTCACCAGTTGGTTGAGCGACAGGTAGCCCTGGAGCTTTTCCAGGCTGACCAGTTGCTCCAGGCGTGCGCTCAGGGCGCCGAGGCGTTCGAGCAGTTGTGGCTGGTCGGCGGCGCGCACCAGGAAGAACTGGCTGGTGGGCTGGTAGCCGGTGATCCGCGCGATGGCCTGGGCTTCGCTCTGCAATGACGGCGGTGCGCCGACCCACTGGCGAATGTCGTTCTTGCTGTCGAGCTGCCACAGACCTGCGGCGCAGAAGGCGATCAGCAGCGCCAGCAGCCAGGCGTCGGGCACGCGCGCGCGCAGTCGCGCACGCAGGCCCAGCAGCCATCCGCTGATGCGCAGCGGCCATTGCGCCGGTTGCAGTTCGACGCCCTTGAGCAGTGCCGGCAACAGGCACACGGCGCTCAAGTAGGCGCCGAGCAGGCCGGCGGCGGAAAACACGGCGATCTGGGTCAGGGCCGGGAACGGCGTCCAGGCCAGGGCCAGGTAGCCGATGCAACTGGTGGCCAGGCTCAGCGTCAGGCCCGGCAGGGTCAGGCGCAGCGCCGGCCAACTGTGCCAGGGCCGCAGGCTCCAGCTCTTGGACAGATAGTGCAGCGGGTAGTCGACGGCGACGCCGATCAGGCTCGACCCCAGCACCAACGTCATCACGTGCATATGGCCGAAGAAGGCGACGCAGGCCACTGCGCCGAACAGCATGCCCACCAGCACCGGCACGAAGGCCAGCAACACCCGCCAGCGCCGGAAGGCCAGCAACAGCAGCAGGAGGATACCGAGGGTGGCGCCGCCGCCGACCCAGGTGATTTCACGGCTGGCCTGCTGCTGGCCGTTGGCGGCGTAGAGCAGGCCGCTGGCCGCCAGCAGCTGGACGTCGGCCCCGGCGGCCTGGTCGCGGCTGTGCTGCAGCAGCGCCGCCACGTGCAGCGGCAACTGCATGTCGAAGGCGTCGCCGGTGGTGCGTGCCCGCAGCAGCACCCAGCTCTTGCCGTCGGCGTCGGCGATCAGCGCGCCGCTGCCGATGTCCAGTTGCACCGCGCCGCGTTGTGGCTGGCTGTTCTGGATGCGCCCGGTCAGGCCCAGCCAGTCGTCCTGGCTCGGCACCAGGCTGAAACCGCCGAAGGGGTCGAACAGCGCCTGCACGCGCTGCTGGATAAACACCTCGGGATGCTCGATCAGCTGCTGGCGGTCGGCGCCGGAGAGCATCGCCAGGCGGCCTTGCAGCAATTGCCGGCGTAGCGCCGGCAGGTCGGCCTGCAGGTTCCACTGGACCTTCTCGAACAGCCCGCTGGCCTGCCATTGCTCGGCCAGTTGCCGGGCCATGGCGATGGCCTGCTGGCGCTCGGCATGGCCCACCAGTACCAGGATTTCGCGGTTCAGCGGCTCCTGCATGCGCTGTTCGGCCTTGAGCTCCAGGGCATCGGGGGCAGTGCCGGGCACCAGTTCCATGAGGTTGGCCGACAGCGGCGCGCCGTGGCGCCATTGCCAGCCGGCCAGGGCCAGCACGGCGACCAGCAGGAGCAGGAACAGGCGCGGCCACCCGCGTTCACTCGGCAAAATCATGTTGCTCCGCGGCGCTCAAGGGTTGGCTGGCGGTGCTGTCGTGCATTCGCAGCAGGGTGCTGTCGCCCTGGGTTTCCAGCAGCTCGATGCGCTGCACCAGTTCGCCGCCGTCGATGTCGATCCGCTTGAACACTTGCTTGAGCAGCAGCGAACGCGGGGTCAGGGTCAGCTTCCAGCGCGTGGCGTCCCCGCTCAGGGCCAGCTCGAAGTCGCGTTGCAGGCCGCTGCTGTCGCCTTGCAGCACGGCGAGGAACAGTCGGTTCTGCTCGGCCCCGGCGCTCTTGTTGGGCAGCATCTGCCAGCCGTTGGCGTCGCGTCGGGCGATGCCGCTGCCGGTGATGCGGTAGTCCTGTTGCAGCGGGGTTTTCAGCAGCCACAGCAGGCCATGGTTTTTCGCCAGGACAAAGTCACCCTGGCTGGTCAGTGGCTGGGGCAGGGCGCGCAGGTGTTTTTCCTGGACGAAACGGCCGTGGATCACCTCGGGCCTGGCCAACTGCTCGCTCAGCTGTTGCAGGTCGAAGGCATTGGCCAGCGAGCTGAAGCCGAGCGCCAATAACAGGCTCCATGCCCAACGGAAGATATTTCGGTTGCAGGTCGGATTCATGCCAGCACCTTGGCGACGGCATCGGTGAACACCTTGGGCGAGGCCAGTTGCATCTCGCGGCTGGCGATTTCCACGGCGACCTGCACCGAGCTGGCGCGGGTCAGGCGTTCGCCGGTTTCCAGATCGCTGATCAGGTAGTTGATCTTCAGGCGGTTCTCCCACTCCACCAGGCTGGCGCGGACGTTGAGCTTCTGCCCGAACACCGCGCCGCGCACATAGCGCAGTTGCAGGTCGATCACCGGCCAGGCGTAGCCGGACGCGAGCATCTGGTTGTAGTTGTGGCCGAGCTTGTCCAGCAGGGCGCAGCGCGCCACTTCCAGGTACTTCACGTAGTGCCCGTGCCAGACCACCTGCATGGTGTCGACGTCGAAAAACGGCACCTGGATCTCGGTGTCCGCGTGCAGCACGCCCGGGCTACGCATGCAGCCTCCAATGTTGTTCGGCGATACGTTGCAGGCACAGGCGCAGTTCGCCTTCCAGGGCGCGGTCCTCGATCACCGGCGGGAAGTCCCCGGCCAGCGCTTCATGCATGGCCGCCAGGGCCGGTGGCAGCGGCCGTGCCGGCGCGACCTGGCCGCGCAGCCAGACCCCCTGGTTGGCGGCCAGCAGGGTCGCGGCGGCCACCTGTTCGGTCAGCTCCAGCACGCGGATCGCATCGCGGGCGGCGATGGTGCCCATGCTCACCTTGTCCTGGTTGTGGCATTCGGTGGAGCGCGAGAACACGCTGGCCGGCAGGGTGTTTTTCAGGGCCTCGGCGGTCCAGGCGCTGGCACCGATCTGCACCGCCTTGAAGCCGTGGTTGAGCATGGCGCGCTCCACCGGCGCACCGGACAGGTTGCTCGGCAGGCCGTGGTTGTAGCGCTCGTCCACCAGCAGCGCGAGCTGGCGGTCGAGCAGGTCGGCGACGTTGGCCACCAGATTCTTCAGGCTGTCCATGGCGAAGGCGATATGCCCGCCGTAGAAGTGCCCGCCGTGCAGCACGCGCTCGGCTTCGGCATCGATGATCGGGTTGTCGTTGGCGCTGTTCAGCTCGGTTTCGATAAAGCCGCGCAGCCAGCCCAGGCTGTCGGCCAGCACGCCCAGCACATGGGGCGCACAGCGCAGCGAGTAGCGGTCCTGCAGGCGGTGCAGCGGCGCGGTGGGGGCGTCGATGGCCAGGTCCTGGCGCAACCAGGCCGCGACCTGCATCTGCCCCGGGTGCGGCTTGGCGGCGAACAGGCGCTCGTCGAAATGCTCCGGGTTGCCTTGCAAGGCGACCACGTTCAGCGCGGTGATCCGCGTGGCCAGGCGCAGCAGGTAGTCGGCGCGGGCGAAGGCCAGGCAGGCCAGACCGGTCATCACCGCGGTGCCGTTCATCAGCGCCAGGGCCTCCTTCGGCCGCAGCACCAGCGGTTCCCAGCCCAGCTCGCGATGCACCTCGGCGGAGCTTCGGCGCTCGCCGCGGAACATCACTTCGCGCTCGCCGGACAGGGTCGCGGCCACATAGGACAGCGGCGTGAGGTCGCCGCTGGCGCCCACCGAGCCCTCTTCGGGGATCAGCGGCAGGATGTCGTGTTCGAGGAAGGCCTGCAGGCGCTCCAGCAGTTCCACGCGCACCCCGGACACGCCATGGCACAGCGACTGCAAGCGTGCCGCCAGCACCGCGCGGGTGGCCTGCGCGTCCAGCAGCTTGCCCAGGCCGCAGCCGTGGAAGGTGTACAGGTGACGCGGCAGCGCCTCGACGTGCGCAAGCGGCACCGCGACCACGCAGGAGTCGCCGTAGCCGGTGGTCACGCCGTAGATCACGCCTTCCTTGTCCAGCAGCGAATCGAGGAATTGCGCGCCCTTGGCGATGCGCTGGCGGAACGCGCGGTCGTCCTGCAGGCGGGCGGGTGCCTGACGGTTGGCCAGGGCCAGCACGTCCTCGATGCGCAGGGGGAGTTCGCCGAAGGTTACCGGCTCAAGCGGATGCATCGTCATCGGTCTTCCAGAAAGGGTAAAAGTTGAACCACTGTTGCGGCGCTTCGAGGCAGTACTGGCCCAGGCGCTCGGCGTAACGGCCGGCCCACAGGGCGATCACCTGCTCGCGGTCGCTGCGCTTCCAGGCCACGGCCTCGGCGAAGGGTTCGAGGATCACTCGATAGCGGCCGTCGCGCTTGAGGCACAGCAGCAGGTTGACCGGGCACTTCAGCAGGCCCGCCAGCAGCCACGGCCCCTGGGGAAAGGGCGCGGGGTGGCCGAGAAAGTCCACCTCCACGCTGCGCCCGCCATGCAGCGGCACGCGGTCGCCGGCGATCGCCAGCCATTCGCCGCGCTCCAGGCGCTGGCTCAGTTGCAGCATGATCGCCGGGTCCAGCTCGCTGACCTGGATCAGCCGCAGATTGCTGGCCCCGGCCTCGCCCAGCAGGCGGTTGAAGCGTTCGGCGTGGCGGGTGTGCACCAGCACGTTCATGGTGACCTTTTCGCCCAGCTCGGCCAGGGCCCGGCAGACTTCGAGATTGCCCAGGTGCGCGCCCACCAGCATCTGG
This portion of the Pseudomonas sp. MRSN 12121 genome encodes:
- a CDS encoding NAD(P)/FAD-dependent oxidoreductase, coding for MPTVEMERREIVVIGAGPSGAIAAALLKNKGHDVLIVERQHFPRFSIGESLLSHCLDFVEEAGMLDAVNAAGFQLKNGAAFAWGERYSAFDFGDTFSGGKPTTFQVQRADFDQLLADQAALQGVEIRYGEALVSADFDLPRPQLQILREDGSEYRVEAAFVLDASGYGRVLPRLLDLEAPSNFPVRQAVFTHVEDHIDSPGFEREKILITTHPEQRDIWFWTIPFSNGRCSIGVVAAKEHFDGRDDDLDQCLRGFIEQTPSLAAVLRNAVWDTPARTIGGYSANVKTLHGPGFALLGNAAEFLDPVFSSGVTIAMRSASMAAAVLHRQLLGERVDWQNEFAVPLKRGVDTFRCYVEGWYAGTFQDVIYHPGSSPEIRRMISSILAGYAWDERNPFVSEPKRRLRMLSEICAVEAP
- a CDS encoding MMPL family transporter → MILPSERGWPRLFLLLLVAVLALAGWQWRHGAPLSANLMELVPGTAPDALELKAEQRMQEPLNREILVLVGHAERQQAIAMARQLAEQWQASGLFEKVQWNLQADLPALRRQLLQGRLAMLSGADRQQLIEHPEVFIQQRVQALFDPFGGFSLVPSQDDWLGLTGRIQNSQPQRGAVQLDIGSGALIADADGKSWVLLRARTTGDAFDMQLPLHVAALLQHSRDQAAGADVQLLAASGLLYAANGQQQASREITWVGGGATLGILLLLLLAFRRWRVLLAFVPVLVGMLFGAVACVAFFGHMHVMTLVLGSSLIGVAVDYPLHYLSKSWSLRPWHSWPALRLTLPGLTLSLATSCIGYLALAWTPFPALTQIAVFSAAGLLGAYLSAVCLLPALLKGVELQPAQWPLRISGWLLGLRARLRARVPDAWLLALLIAFCAAGLWQLDSKNDIRQWVGAPPSLQSEAQAIARITGYQPTSQFFLVRAADQPQLLERLGALSARLEQLVSLEKLQGYLSLNQLVSRPAEQQRLRQALDELPRHWQPLLDLGVPATALEAELAQLRALPDEDLDTALQGPLAEPYRPLWLGPVDNGVAAMVSLQGLNDAALLQVQAQGLEGVQLVDRLGQLNQVFAATQVSAAELKLASCVLIVLLLILPFGLAGALRIVALPLLAALCSLASLGWLGQPLTLFSLFGLLLVTAISVDYAILMREQIGGAAVSLLGTLLAALTTWLSFGLLALSSTPAISNFGLSVSLGLAFSFLLAPWAGQQRHPAPQAAP
- a CDS encoding outer membrane lipoprotein carrier protein LolA, with the translated sequence MNPTCNRNIFRWAWSLLLALGFSSLANAFDLQQLSEQLARPEVIHGRFVQEKHLRALPQPLTSQGDFVLAKNHGLLWLLKTPLQQDYRITGSGIARRDANGWQMLPNKSAGAEQNRLFLAVLQGDSSGLQRDFELALSGDATRWKLTLTPRSLLLKQVFKRIDIDGGELVQRIELLETQGDSTLLRMHDSTASQPLSAAEQHDFAE
- a CDS encoding thioesterase family protein, translating into MRSPGVLHADTEIQVPFFDVDTMQVVWHGHYVKYLEVARCALLDKLGHNYNQMLASGYAWPVIDLQLRYVRGAVFGQKLNVRASLVEWENRLKINYLISDLETGERLTRASSVQVAVEIASREMQLASPKVFTDAVAKVLA
- the hutH gene encoding histidine ammonia-lyase, with protein sequence MTMHPLEPVTFGELPLRIEDVLALANRQAPARLQDDRAFRQRIAKGAQFLDSLLDKEGVIYGVTTGYGDSCVVAVPLAHVEALPRHLYTFHGCGLGKLLDAQATRAVLAARLQSLCHGVSGVRVELLERLQAFLEHDILPLIPEEGSVGASGDLTPLSYVAATLSGEREVMFRGERRSSAEVHRELGWEPLVLRPKEALALMNGTAVMTGLACLAFARADYLLRLATRITALNVVALQGNPEHFDERLFAAKPHPGQMQVAAWLRQDLAIDAPTAPLHRLQDRYSLRCAPHVLGVLADSLGWLRGFIETELNSANDNPIIDAEAERVLHGGHFYGGHIAFAMDSLKNLVANVADLLDRQLALLVDERYNHGLPSNLSGAPVERAMLNHGFKAVQIGASAWTAEALKNTLPASVFSRSTECHNQDKVSMGTIAARDAIRVLELTEQVAAATLLAANQGVWLRGQVAPARPLPPALAAMHEALAGDFPPVIEDRALEGELRLCLQRIAEQHWRLHA
- a CDS encoding glycosyl transferase; its protein translation is MTALQDKQPDTKHWAEHEERGSFWLMKLTAFGVRVLGRRLLSPVLYVIVFYFFLFGRRARHSAWLYQRRLAQWSARAELRPSHWRVFGQFMAFADALLDKLDVWNGKLRLEQIEIVDPALLRDQLRGARGQMLVGAHLGNLEVCRALAELGEKVTMNVLVHTRHAERFNRLLGEAGASNLRLIQVSELDPAIMLQLSQRLERGEWLAIAGDRVPLHGGRSVEVDFLGHPAPFPQGPWLLAGLLKCPVNLLLCLKRDGRYRVILEPFAEAVAWKRSDREQVIALWAGRYAERLGQYCLEAPQQWFNFYPFWKTDDDASA